One window of Agromyces rhizosphaerae genomic DNA carries:
- a CDS encoding biotin transporter BioY, whose translation MPARSTVRDLAQIAVFAALIAGLSLPGAIPIGSLGVPITLQTLGVMLAGAILGPRKGTLAVTTYVVLALIGLPILPGGRGGLGVFVGPTGGYLLGFILGAFVIGWCTARLLPRYRILPALLVTAIGGIVAIYLIGIPWTAVSVGIPLDVAALGALAFIPGDLIKVVATVLVAAAVHRAWPGLIEPKPWPWATATDGTDAGADAAPEGSDDQAYAPPADRDDRS comes from the coding sequence ATGCCTGCACGCTCCACCGTCCGCGATCTCGCCCAGATCGCGGTGTTCGCCGCCCTCATCGCCGGGCTCAGCCTGCCCGGCGCCATCCCGATCGGGTCGCTCGGCGTGCCGATCACGCTGCAGACGCTCGGCGTCATGCTCGCCGGCGCGATCCTGGGGCCGCGCAAGGGCACGCTCGCGGTCACCACCTACGTCGTGCTCGCGCTGATCGGCCTGCCCATCCTGCCGGGCGGGCGCGGCGGCCTCGGCGTGTTCGTCGGCCCGACCGGCGGCTACCTGCTCGGCTTCATCCTCGGCGCGTTCGTCATCGGCTGGTGCACCGCGCGCCTGCTCCCCCGCTACCGCATCCTGCCCGCGCTGCTCGTCACCGCGATCGGCGGCATCGTCGCGATCTACCTGATCGGCATCCCGTGGACGGCCGTCTCGGTCGGCATCCCGCTCGACGTCGCAGCCCTCGGTGCGCTCGCGTTCATCCCGGGCGACCTCATCAAGGTCGTCGCGACGGTGCTCGTCGCCGCCGCCGTGCACCGCGCCTGGCCGGGCCTCATCGAGCCGAAGCCGTGGCCGTGGGCGACGGCGACGGACGGGACGGATGCGGGTGCCGACGCCGCTCCGGAAGGCTCCGACGACCAGGCCTACGCACCGCCTGCCGACCGCGACGACCGCTCGTGA
- a CDS encoding DEAD/DEAH box helicase, with protein MTSSDSHVEAAAPEEPAATTFSDLGLDGEVLKALDDVGYETPSAIQAATIPTLLSGRDVVGLAQTGTGKTAAFALPILARLDVSQKQPQALVLAPTRELALQVCEAFEKYAARMRGVHILPVYGGQGYGVQLSALRRGVHIVVGTPGRIMDHLDKGTLDLSELKYLVLDEADEMLKMGFAEDVETILAETPDDKQVALFSATMPAAIRRISQQYLNLPEEITVKAKTQTSANITQRYLVVSYAQKVDALTRILEVENFEGMIIFVRTKNVTEELAEKLRARGYSAQAINGDVPQAQRERTVNQLKQGKLDILVATDVAARGLDVERISHVVNFDIPTDSEPYVHRIGRTGRAGRTGDAISFVTPRERGLLNRIEKATRQPIEQMQLPSVDDVNVTRLTRFDDRITAALEQHERIDGFRDIIAHYVRHHDVPEADVAAALAVVAQGDSPLLMEPEPERPRRERDDRPARDRDERGQRPRRGSGKPMETYRIAVGKRHRVEPRQIVGALANEGGLQRDDFGAIQIRPAFSLVELPADLPGDVLDRLSGTRISGKLIELRPDTGAPKRRDRDDRGPRRDRDDRAPRRDRDDRPPRKPRHKG; from the coding sequence GTGACCTCAAGCGACTCCCACGTCGAGGCAGCGGCTCCAGAAGAGCCGGCCGCGACCACGTTCTCCGACCTCGGACTCGACGGCGAGGTGCTGAAGGCACTCGACGACGTCGGCTACGAGACCCCGTCCGCGATCCAGGCGGCCACCATCCCCACGCTGCTGAGCGGTCGCGACGTCGTCGGACTCGCCCAGACCGGTACCGGCAAGACCGCCGCGTTCGCGCTGCCGATCCTCGCCCGCCTCGACGTCTCGCAGAAGCAGCCGCAGGCGCTCGTGCTGGCGCCGACGCGCGAGCTCGCGCTGCAGGTCTGCGAGGCGTTCGAGAAGTACGCCGCGCGCATGCGCGGCGTGCACATCCTGCCCGTCTACGGCGGCCAGGGCTACGGCGTGCAGCTGTCGGCGCTGCGCCGCGGCGTGCACATCGTGGTCGGCACGCCGGGCCGCATCATGGACCACCTCGACAAGGGCACGCTCGACCTCTCCGAGCTCAAGTACCTCGTGCTCGACGAGGCCGACGAGATGCTCAAGATGGGCTTCGCCGAGGACGTCGAGACGATCCTCGCCGAGACGCCCGACGACAAGCAGGTCGCGCTGTTCTCGGCGACCATGCCCGCCGCGATCCGTCGCATCTCGCAGCAGTACCTGAACCTCCCCGAGGAGATCACGGTCAAGGCGAAGACGCAGACCTCGGCGAACATCACCCAGCGCTACCTGGTCGTCTCGTACGCCCAGAAGGTCGATGCGCTCACCCGCATCCTCGAGGTCGAGAACTTCGAGGGCATGATCATCTTCGTCCGCACGAAGAACGTCACCGAGGAGCTCGCCGAGAAGCTTCGCGCCCGCGGCTACTCGGCGCAGGCGATCAACGGCGACGTGCCGCAGGCGCAGCGCGAGCGCACGGTGAACCAGCTCAAGCAGGGCAAGCTCGACATCCTGGTGGCGACGGATGTCGCGGCGCGAGGCCTCGACGTCGAGCGCATCAGCCACGTGGTGAACTTCGACATCCCGACCGACAGCGAGCCGTACGTGCACCGCATCGGCCGCACGGGCCGCGCCGGCCGCACCGGCGACGCGATCAGCTTCGTGACCCCGCGTGAGCGCGGCCTGCTGAACCGCATCGAGAAGGCGACCCGCCAGCCGATCGAGCAGATGCAGCTGCCGAGCGTCGACGACGTCAACGTGACCCGGCTGACCCGCTTCGACGACCGCATCACCGCGGCGCTCGAGCAGCACGAGCGCATCGACGGGTTCCGCGACATCATCGCCCACTACGTGCGACACCACGACGTGCCCGAGGCCGACGTCGCCGCGGCGCTCGCCGTGGTCGCCCAGGGCGACTCGCCCCTGCTCATGGAGCCCGAGCCCGAGCGGCCCCGGCGCGAGCGCGACGACCGGCCGGCGCGCGACCGCGACGAACGCGGTCAGCGTCCCCGACGCGGGAGCGGCAAGCCGATGGAGACTTACCGCATCGCGGTCGGCAAGCGGCACCGCGTGGAGCCCCGCCAGATCGTCGGCGCGCTCGCCAACGAGGGCGGCCTGCAGCGCGACGACTTCGGCGCCATCCAGATCCGCCCGGCGTTCTCGCTCGTCGAGCTGCCCGCCGACCTGCCCGGCGACGTGCTCGACCGGCTCTCGGGCACGCGCATCTCGGGCAAGCTCATCGAGCTGCGCCCCGACACGGGCGCGCCCAAGCGTCGCGACCGCGACGACCGCGGGCCGCGCCGCGACCGGGACGACCGCGCACCCCGTCGCGACCGCGACGACCGGCCGCCGCGCAAGCCCCGCCACAAGGGGTAG
- a CDS encoding energy-coupling factor transporter transmembrane component T family protein, whose translation MIGFAVPGTSVLHRMRPGVKLALLAVTVTVVAVLRDPVWLAVAFALACALVPLARLPLREAARQVAPVLWLLAVAVPVHAFFGTWTDAAAMALRILTAVTLAAVFTMTTRVEALLDTVQAALRRVPWIDAERVGLVLALTIRCVPLLAAIVRDVLDARRARGAGGSLRAIAVPVIVRSLRTADAFGEALVARGYDD comes from the coding sequence GTGATCGGCTTCGCGGTGCCGGGCACCTCGGTGCTGCATCGGATGCGGCCGGGCGTGAAGCTCGCGCTGCTGGCCGTGACGGTCACGGTGGTCGCGGTGCTGCGCGATCCGGTCTGGCTCGCCGTGGCGTTCGCGCTCGCATGCGCGCTCGTGCCGCTCGCGCGCCTGCCCCTGCGGGAGGCGGCGCGCCAGGTGGCACCGGTGCTCTGGCTGCTCGCGGTCGCGGTGCCGGTGCACGCGTTCTTCGGCACCTGGACGGATGCGGCCGCGATGGCGCTGCGCATCCTCACGGCCGTGACCCTCGCCGCCGTCTTCACCATGACCACCCGGGTCGAGGCACTGCTCGACACGGTGCAGGCCGCGCTGCGACGCGTGCCGTGGATCGACGCGGAGCGAGTCGGCCTGGTGCTCGCGCTCACGATCCGCTGCGTGCCGCTGCTCGCCGCGATCGTGCGCGACGTGCTCGACGCGCGGCGCGCCCGGGGGGCCGGCGGGTCGCTGCGGGCGATCGCGGTGCCCGTGATCGTGCGCTCGCTACGCACCGCCGACGCGTTCGGCGAGGCGCTCGTCGCTCGCGGCTACGACGACTGA
- a CDS encoding energy-coupling factor ABC transporter ATP-binding protein, which translates to MAEIVFDRVGHRFGDVPVLEDVSLRLTERRIGIVGANGSGKSTLARMVNGLVRPTAGRVLVDDLDVARHGRDVRRRVGFVFTDPDNQIVMPTVREDVAFTLRRHRLPADEVTARVDEALASFGLADLADRPAHRLSGGQKQLLALAAVLVARPAVLVADEPTTLLDARNARIVGEHLAALPQQLVMVTHHLDALAGFDRVLVVDAGRIVADDVPAVALDAYREVVA; encoded by the coding sequence ATGGCCGAGATCGTCTTCGACCGCGTCGGGCACCGCTTCGGCGACGTGCCCGTGCTCGAGGACGTCTCGCTCCGGCTCACCGAGCGCCGCATCGGCATCGTCGGCGCGAACGGGTCGGGCAAGTCGACCCTGGCGCGCATGGTCAACGGGCTCGTGCGGCCGACCGCCGGACGCGTGCTCGTCGACGACCTCGACGTCGCCCGGCACGGCCGCGACGTGCGCCGCCGAGTGGGCTTCGTCTTCACCGATCCCGACAACCAGATCGTCATGCCGACCGTCCGCGAGGACGTCGCGTTCACCCTGCGCCGGCACCGGCTGCCGGCCGACGAGGTGACCGCGCGCGTCGACGAGGCGCTGGCGTCGTTCGGGCTCGCCGACCTCGCCGACCGGCCCGCGCACCGGCTGTCGGGCGGGCAGAAGCAGCTCCTCGCGCTCGCGGCGGTGCTGGTGGCGCGCCCCGCGGTGCTCGTCGCCGACGAGCCGACGACCCTGCTCGACGCGCGCAACGCGCGCATCGTCGGCGAGCACCTCGCCGCGCTCCCCCAGCAGCTCGTGATGGTCACCCACCACCTCGACGCGCTGGCCGGGTTCGACCGGGTGCTCGTCGTCGACGCCGGGCGCATCGTCGCCGACGACGTGCCGGCCGTGGCGCTCGACGCCTACCGCGAGGTGGTCGCGTGA
- a CDS encoding TetR/AcrR family transcriptional regulator — protein MTSTTPAARNRPSDELRLAALRNFAANGFAGASLQQIADDAGYAKSSVLYHFGSKEALLEAGISPALEALEQVIDELVASDLTAGDWVRFRERFIEMLLAHRLEVFTFINHRSSFAGAPVCTRTDAVIRRLTDLIFAQRPSTEERLRFGIALGGAAYALVAGMTYRDEADFAEDDVVRQALNRIVGELLEPVTAQR, from the coding sequence GTGACCTCGACGACGCCCGCGGCCCGCAACCGGCCGAGCGACGAACTGCGCCTCGCGGCGCTGCGCAACTTCGCTGCCAACGGGTTCGCCGGCGCGTCCCTGCAGCAGATCGCCGACGACGCCGGGTACGCGAAGTCGAGCGTGCTGTACCACTTCGGGTCGAAGGAGGCGCTGCTCGAGGCGGGGATCTCGCCCGCGCTCGAGGCGCTCGAGCAGGTGATCGACGAGCTCGTGGCATCCGACCTCACCGCAGGAGACTGGGTGCGCTTCCGCGAGCGGTTCATCGAGATGCTGCTCGCGCACCGGCTGGAGGTCTTCACCTTCATCAACCACCGGTCGTCGTTCGCCGGCGCGCCCGTCTGCACGCGCACCGACGCGGTCATCCGGCGGCTGACCGACCTCATCTTCGCCCAGCGGCCGAGCACCGAGGAGCGCCTGCGCTTCGGCATCGCGCTCGGCGGGGCCGCATACGCCCTCGTCGCGGGCATGACCTACCGCGACGAGGCCGACTTCGCCGAGGACGACGTGGTCCGGCAGGCGCTCAACCGCATCGTCGGCGAACTGCTCGAACCCGTCACCGCACAGCGATAA
- a CDS encoding YciI family protein encodes MPKYLMLKHYRGGRPALNSVPMDQLTADEWAAHIAYMGDMEQRLIASGELVSSEGLAMGGSWVRFDGEGRPPVVDGPFAETKDLIAGWMLVEVDSYDRALALASALSAAPWAGGDPLGEWLELREVMGAPPAEAP; translated from the coding sequence ATGCCGAAGTACCTGATGCTCAAGCACTACCGCGGCGGGCGGCCCGCGCTGAACAGCGTGCCGATGGACCAGCTCACGGCCGACGAGTGGGCGGCGCACATCGCCTACATGGGCGACATGGAGCAGCGGCTCATCGCCTCCGGCGAGCTGGTCTCCTCGGAGGGCCTCGCAATGGGCGGTTCGTGGGTGCGCTTCGACGGGGAGGGCCGCCCGCCGGTGGTCGACGGACCCTTCGCCGAGACGAAGGACCTCATCGCGGGATGGATGCTCGTCGAGGTCGACAGCTACGATCGCGCACTCGCGCTCGCCTCGGCGCTGTCGGCCGCGCCGTGGGCCGGCGGCGACCCGCTCGGCGAGTGGCTGGAGCTGCGCGAGGTGATGGGCGCGCCGCCCGCAGAGGCTCCATGA
- a CDS encoding RNA polymerase sigma factor, with amino-acid sequence MTAWDAEALRASIPGVVAILVRRGADFASAEDAVQTALVRALERTDPASVRDLRAWLVTTAWRAFLDQARSDAARSAREERIAAEPEPGPASHHDDTLRLYFLCAHPSLSPTSAIALTLRAIAGLTTRQIADAFLVPEPTMAQRISRAKQRLAGVPLDQPGDLSRVLRVLYLLFNEGYSGEIDLAVEAVRVTRQLALLTDEPEVRGLLSLMLLHHARRAARVVDGRLVPLAEQDRSRWDVEAIAEGIDILQAALARDRLGQYQAQAAIAALHADAPTAAETDWVQVVEWYDELVRLADSPVVRLGRAIAVGEAEGPRAGLAALEPLDPDLPRFHAARAYLLERTGDVEAAAAEYDEAARRATSSLEQEHLLRQAARLHAAREPDA; translated from the coding sequence ATGACCGCATGGGACGCTGAGGCGCTGCGGGCGTCGATCCCCGGGGTCGTCGCCATCCTCGTCCGGCGCGGGGCGGATTTCGCGTCGGCCGAGGATGCCGTGCAGACCGCGCTCGTGCGCGCGCTCGAACGCACCGACCCCGCCTCGGTGCGCGACCTGCGCGCGTGGCTCGTCACCACCGCGTGGCGGGCGTTCCTCGACCAGGCGCGCAGCGACGCGGCGCGGTCGGCGCGCGAGGAGCGCATCGCCGCGGAGCCCGAGCCCGGCCCCGCGTCGCACCACGACGACACCCTGCGGCTCTACTTCCTCTGCGCGCATCCGTCGCTCTCGCCGACGTCGGCGATCGCGCTCACGCTGCGGGCCATCGCAGGCCTCACCACGCGGCAGATCGCCGACGCCTTCCTCGTGCCCGAACCGACGATGGCGCAGCGCATCAGCCGCGCGAAGCAGCGCCTCGCGGGCGTCCCGCTGGATCAGCCCGGCGACCTGTCGCGCGTGCTGCGGGTGCTCTACCTGCTGTTCAACGAGGGCTACTCGGGCGAGATCGACCTCGCCGTCGAGGCGGTCCGCGTAACGCGACAGCTCGCGCTCCTCACCGACGAGCCCGAGGTGCGGGGCCTGCTGAGCCTCATGCTGCTCCACCATGCGCGGCGGGCCGCACGCGTGGTCGACGGCCGGCTCGTGCCGCTCGCCGAGCAGGACCGTTCGCGGTGGGACGTCGAGGCGATCGCCGAGGGCATCGACATCCTGCAGGCGGCGCTCGCACGCGACCGGCTCGGGCAGTACCAGGCGCAGGCCGCGATCGCCGCGCTGCACGCGGATGCCCCGACGGCAGCCGAGACCGACTGGGTGCAGGTCGTCGAGTGGTACGACGAGCTCGTCCGCCTCGCCGACTCCCCCGTGGTGCGACTCGGCCGCGCGATCGCCGTCGGCGAGGCCGAAGGGCCCCGCGCGGGACTCGCCGCGCTCGAGCCGCTCGATCCGGACCTGCCGCGCTTCCACGCGGCCCGCGCGTACCTGCTGGAGCGCACGGGCGACGTCGAGGCGGCCGCGGCGGAGTACGACGAGGCCGCCCGTCGCGCGACCAGCTCGCTCGAGCAGGAGCACCTGCTGCGTCAGGCTGCGCGCCTGCACGCGGCTCGCGAACCGGATGCCTGA